Proteins from a single region of Oncorhynchus nerka isolate Pitt River linkage group LG18, Oner_Uvic_2.0, whole genome shotgun sequence:
- the cnih1 gene encoding protein cornichon homolog 1 encodes MAFTFAAFCYMLALLLTAALIFFAIWHIIAFDELKTDYKNPIDQCNTLNPLVLPEYLIHVFFCVMFLCAAEWLTLGLNMPLLAYHVWRYMSRPVMSGPGLYDPTTIMNADILAFCQKEGWCKLAFYLLSFFYYLYGMIYVLVSS; translated from the exons ATGGCGTTCACATTCGCGGCCTTTTGTTACATGCTTGCTCTATTGCTTACGGCCGCTCTTATTTTCTTCGCCATTTGGCAC ATAATTGCATTTGATGAACTGAAGACTGATTACAAGAATCCCATTGATCAATGTAACACATTGAATCCG CTTGTGCTCCCGGAGTATCTCATCCATGTGTTCTTCTGCGTGATGTTCCTGTGTGCTGCTGAGTGGCTCACCCTAGGCCTCAACATGCCACTGCTGGCCTACCACGTCTGGAG GTATATGAGCAGGCCGGTGATGAGTGGTCCAGGCCTCTATGATCCAACAACAATCATGAACGCTGACATCCTGGCCTTCTGTCAAAAGGAGGGCTGGTGCAAACTGGCCTTCTACCTCCTTTCCTTCTTCTACTATCTCTATGG GATGATCTACGTGTTGGTGAGCTCTTAG